One Luteibacter aegosomaticola genomic window carries:
- a CDS encoding response regulator transcription factor has product MALFNPETGAPARPLRVILMDDDDLLRDRILAPRLVQFGFEVTATGSTAELHAAVKRGAPDLFVLDIGLPDGDGFTVARTLRATLPGAGIVMLTGRGDTGDRVRGLFEGADAYLAKPVEIDVLIATLYSVARRLQPALASQPPRGRWTLSPDEWFLLSPTGAQVMLTRSERRLLEAMLQHADEVVPRETLIAALTDDVLAFDPHRLDSMVHRLRRKVLAALGEPLPLNAVHGTGYVLEA; this is encoded by the coding sequence ATGGCCCTCTTCAACCCTGAGACCGGCGCGCCAGCCCGCCCCTTGCGGGTCATCCTCATGGATGACGACGACCTGCTGCGCGACCGGATCCTGGCGCCCAGGCTGGTCCAGTTCGGCTTCGAGGTCACGGCGACCGGTAGTACCGCCGAACTGCACGCCGCGGTAAAGCGGGGTGCGCCCGACCTGTTCGTGCTGGATATCGGCCTGCCCGATGGCGATGGCTTCACCGTGGCCCGCACGCTCCGCGCCACGCTGCCCGGCGCCGGCATTGTCATGCTCACGGGGCGTGGCGATACGGGGGACCGCGTGCGTGGCCTGTTCGAGGGGGCGGACGCCTACCTGGCCAAGCCGGTCGAAATCGATGTACTGATCGCTACCTTATATAGCGTCGCCCGGCGCCTGCAGCCCGCGCTGGCGTCCCAACCCCCACGCGGTCGCTGGACGCTCAGCCCTGACGAATGGTTCCTGCTCTCACCCACCGGCGCCCAGGTCATGCTGACCCGGAGCGAACGGCGCCTGCTCGAGGCCATGCTCCAGCACGCTGATGAGGTCGTACCCCGCGAGACCCTGATCGCCGCACTGACCGACGACGTGCTCGCGTTCGACCCGCACCGGCTCGATTCCATGGTGCACCGCCTGCGCCGTAAGGTCCTGGCCGCGCTCGGTGAACCATTACCCCTGAACGCCGTGCACGGCACGGGTTACGTCCTGGAAGCCTGA
- a CDS encoding protease pro-enzyme activation domain-containing protein, producing MSFIISRPWRVGTAVLIVAGATCTAHAATTTPGSTTATPLLTKAVNARQMTTLQGSVPARVATSTDSGPMGTAEVIPSMTLVMKRSSDQQKRFDAYLASLDNPASANYHKWLTAQQVGEQFGPSTKDIAAVKQWLGGQGLGVKSVSADGMLIRFSGSVGAVQQAFGTSMHRYRAEGKVHFANASEQKLPTDLVPVVRGVASLTDFFPKPQMRNAQPVRRDGKGAWVSAGTPSSDFNFVYQGSTFFDVVPADFATIYDVNPLWNQPTPVRGAGQNVTVLERTNVLDADVATFRQTFLPKNAAGVFAQVHPAGPAGCSDPGTNGDEGEAALDAEWAGAAAPDANITLASCADTGADFGAFLAAENVLEQAAPPQILSLSYGECEIVSTAVGDNDVVTALWSTAAAEGITVFVSTGDAGVAGCDQNQAASTFGIAVNGLSSTPYNVAVGGTDFDDYKKTSKYWLAGNGELGASAISYIPEQTWNDSCASAQLDAVLGYKDPNTACNSSKGLDFLNTAGGSGGPSYLWSQPTWQQGLAGLDQNVTRATPDVSLFAANGIYGHALIFCMSDADQGGTPCNYLDPTDSVFNSAGGTSFAAPAMAGVQALVNQAAADRLGNVAPTLWGLARLQYGTSATPAAGCKAKDTTCVFHDVATGDIDVPCFAGTADCFVKKGQQYGVVSDGGRASLVTAWKAGKGYDYATGLGSLDVTNLAHAIAAKTARGNAISRTWDLAGFNDSGNPGVGLNSILDGKSTLLLVGPKTGNTTLVRMNGSTVLDTDTWLPVQRGDQIVDGLQPGDQVKAIPYDIFGGKLVGQNVIESDNPTDNTLNLAIYSYGWINFRFPYAAGWSMVGAGLVDGSGKSQEVWFNSKTNQLAFWTINCTGTITFGRLDQVDCQQAVGSSVAAPTGFTPHLADLNGDGILDIVWTGPKRAVHYWINDGKGGFAKTTGADLAPSGFDLIGAGEIAGSGRTDLVWFNSATGKLRWWDMDGTTIASQNTMAAPSGYSPATIEDFDGDGLADLLWTNAKGKAFLWQGTGDAFVSQQVADGTGTAFVVPSGYAVQFNRLQGVANAVAPAAAGQVASVGTH from the coding sequence ATGTCATTCATCATCTCTCGTCCCTGGCGGGTGGGCACGGCCGTGCTCATCGTCGCCGGCGCCACCTGTACGGCGCACGCTGCCACGACCACACCCGGCAGCACCACGGCCACTCCCCTGCTCACCAAAGCGGTCAATGCGCGCCAGATGACCACGCTGCAAGGCAGCGTGCCTGCACGGGTGGCGACCAGCACCGACAGCGGTCCCATGGGAACCGCCGAAGTCATCCCTTCGATGACCCTGGTGATGAAGCGCAGTAGCGACCAGCAGAAGCGGTTCGATGCCTACCTGGCCTCGCTGGATAACCCGGCCTCCGCCAACTATCACAAGTGGCTCACCGCGCAGCAGGTGGGCGAGCAGTTCGGCCCGAGCACGAAAGATATCGCCGCCGTAAAGCAGTGGCTCGGAGGCCAGGGCCTTGGCGTGAAGAGTGTCTCTGCCGACGGCATGCTCATCCGTTTCTCCGGCTCGGTCGGCGCTGTGCAGCAGGCCTTCGGGACGTCGATGCACCGCTACCGCGCTGAAGGCAAGGTGCACTTCGCCAATGCGTCGGAACAGAAACTGCCCACCGACCTCGTACCCGTGGTACGCGGTGTCGCCTCGCTGACGGACTTCTTCCCGAAGCCGCAGATGCGCAACGCGCAGCCCGTACGGCGTGATGGCAAGGGCGCGTGGGTATCGGCGGGAACGCCATCGAGCGATTTCAACTTCGTCTACCAGGGCTCCACCTTCTTTGACGTGGTCCCCGCGGATTTCGCCACGATCTACGACGTGAATCCGCTATGGAACCAGCCGACGCCCGTGCGGGGTGCCGGACAGAACGTGACGGTGCTCGAGCGCACCAATGTGCTCGACGCGGATGTCGCGACGTTCCGCCAGACCTTCCTGCCCAAGAATGCCGCAGGCGTATTTGCCCAGGTGCATCCGGCCGGCCCGGCGGGCTGCTCCGATCCTGGCACCAACGGTGATGAAGGCGAGGCCGCGCTGGATGCGGAATGGGCCGGCGCCGCCGCACCGGATGCAAACATCACGCTCGCATCGTGCGCGGATACCGGTGCTGACTTCGGCGCGTTCCTTGCTGCGGAAAACGTGCTCGAGCAAGCTGCACCGCCCCAGATCCTCAGCCTGAGTTACGGCGAATGTGAAATCGTCAGCACGGCGGTCGGTGATAACGATGTCGTGACGGCGCTGTGGTCTACCGCCGCCGCGGAAGGCATCACGGTATTCGTCTCCACGGGCGATGCCGGCGTGGCCGGTTGCGACCAGAACCAGGCGGCGTCGACCTTCGGCATCGCGGTGAATGGCCTCAGCAGCACGCCATATAACGTCGCCGTGGGTGGCACCGATTTCGACGACTACAAGAAGACCAGCAAGTACTGGCTCGCGGGCAACGGCGAACTCGGTGCAAGCGCCATCAGCTACATCCCCGAGCAGACGTGGAACGACTCGTGCGCGAGCGCCCAGCTGGATGCCGTCCTCGGCTACAAGGACCCGAACACGGCCTGCAACTCAAGCAAGGGTCTCGACTTCCTCAATACAGCAGGCGGCAGCGGTGGCCCGAGCTATCTGTGGAGCCAGCCCACGTGGCAGCAAGGCCTGGCGGGCCTGGACCAGAACGTCACGCGCGCCACGCCGGATGTGTCCTTGTTCGCGGCCAACGGCATCTACGGCCATGCGTTGATCTTCTGCATGTCCGATGCCGACCAGGGCGGCACGCCGTGCAACTACCTCGACCCGACCGACTCGGTCTTCAACAGTGCCGGCGGCACGTCGTTCGCCGCACCGGCCATGGCGGGCGTCCAGGCCCTGGTGAACCAGGCCGCGGCGGATCGCCTTGGTAACGTCGCACCGACGCTGTGGGGCCTGGCACGCCTGCAGTACGGCACCAGCGCCACGCCAGCCGCCGGCTGCAAGGCGAAAGACACCACGTGCGTGTTCCACGACGTGGCGACGGGCGATATCGATGTGCCCTGCTTCGCCGGCACCGCCGATTGCTTCGTGAAGAAGGGCCAGCAGTACGGCGTTGTAAGCGATGGCGGGCGCGCGTCGCTTGTTACCGCGTGGAAGGCCGGCAAGGGTTACGACTACGCCACCGGCCTCGGCTCCCTGGATGTCACGAACCTCGCCCATGCCATCGCGGCGAAGACGGCACGCGGCAACGCCATCTCGCGCACATGGGATCTTGCCGGCTTCAACGACAGCGGAAACCCAGGCGTGGGCCTGAACTCGATCCTCGACGGCAAGAGCACGCTGTTGCTGGTGGGGCCGAAGACGGGCAATACCACGCTGGTGCGCATGAACGGCAGTACGGTCCTCGATACCGATACGTGGCTGCCTGTGCAGCGTGGCGATCAGATCGTCGACGGATTGCAGCCCGGTGACCAGGTGAAGGCCATTCCTTACGATATCTTCGGCGGCAAGCTCGTCGGCCAGAACGTGATCGAGAGCGACAACCCGACCGACAACACACTGAACCTCGCGATCTACAGCTACGGGTGGATCAACTTCCGCTTCCCGTATGCGGCGGGCTGGAGCATGGTCGGCGCGGGCCTCGTCGATGGCTCGGGCAAGTCGCAGGAAGTGTGGTTCAACAGCAAGACGAACCAGCTGGCGTTCTGGACCATCAATTGCACGGGCACCATCACCTTTGGCCGCCTCGACCAGGTGGATTGCCAGCAGGCCGTTGGTAGCTCCGTGGCTGCGCCCACCGGCTTCACGCCGCATCTCGCCGACCTGAACGGCGATGGCATCCTCGACATCGTGTGGACCGGACCGAAGCGGGCGGTCCACTACTGGATCAACGACGGCAAGGGCGGCTTCGCGAAGACCACGGGCGCAGATCTTGCTCCTTCGGGCTTCGACCTTATCGGCGCCGGTGAAATCGCCGGAAGCGGCCGCACCGACCTGGTGTGGTTCAACAGCGCGACCGGCAAGCTGCGCTGGTGGGATATGGATGGCACGACGATCGCCAGCCAGAACACCATGGCCGCGCCGAGTGGCTACAGCCCGGCCACGATCGAAGACTTCGATGGCGATGGCCTCGCCGATCTCCTGTGGACGAATGCGAAGGGTAAAGCCTTCCTGTGGCAAGGCACGGGTGATGCGTTCGTGTCGCAGCAGGTCGCGGACGGTACAGGTACCGCGTTCGTGGTGCCTAGCGGTTATGCGGTGCAGTTCAACCGGTTGCAGGGTGTGGCCAATGCCGTTGCGCCCGCCGCTGCGGGTCAGGTCGCATCGGTCGGCACGCACTGA
- a CDS encoding sensor histidine kinase — MMMSRIRQWLADTPIVDPVDRRNATFMQLLLLFEGLRIPATKFYLFGAYGSYLYEHFYAKARIGAPAAMGIDIGTDLAMTVSAWLGFYLIRVGRFPLAVAQFVGTMLVCGAVAYAAFGYRATDGNLTLIMILALSGLMLGRRALWITYAAEALILIMSVDLQPLKLSTETHLPALIVAFYNLLPMRALTSYLLIALIVDRSIHALRDSLLESDQRGLQLAHEIAERERTQAQLLHAQKMDAVGQLASGVAHDVNNVFDIILGFSMERDRLLVDDEPPEGDMRAVADALEGIELAARRGTAVCRKLLNFSRRDVPEAEEFDVVDALNELRPLARQSLPPCCELQMELPPGARLIWFDRSQFELAVINLVTNARDAMPEGGRCTIALEDAGGYVLLSVSDTGIGMPEAIRAQVFEPFFTTKPAERGTGLGLSVVHGLVLQAGGNTVIQSEPGKGTVIQVFLPLSAQSHRAVA, encoded by the coding sequence ATGATGATGTCCCGCATCCGGCAATGGCTCGCTGATACGCCGATCGTTGATCCCGTCGATCGGCGCAATGCCACCTTCATGCAGCTGCTGTTGTTGTTCGAAGGCCTGCGCATTCCCGCGACCAAGTTCTATCTGTTCGGCGCTTACGGCTCGTACCTGTATGAGCACTTCTATGCGAAGGCACGTATCGGCGCACCCGCCGCCATGGGCATCGACATCGGGACGGATCTGGCGATGACCGTCTCGGCATGGCTGGGCTTCTACCTGATCCGCGTGGGCCGGTTCCCGCTCGCCGTGGCCCAGTTCGTCGGCACCATGCTGGTTTGTGGCGCCGTCGCCTATGCGGCATTTGGTTATCGCGCGACGGACGGCAACCTCACCCTGATCATGATCCTCGCATTGAGCGGTCTCATGCTTGGCCGCCGCGCGCTGTGGATCACGTACGCAGCGGAAGCGCTGATCCTCATCATGAGCGTGGATCTTCAGCCGCTGAAGTTATCGACGGAAACGCACTTGCCTGCGCTGATCGTGGCGTTCTACAACCTGCTGCCGATGCGCGCGCTTACCAGTTACCTGCTGATCGCACTCATCGTGGATCGAAGCATCCACGCGTTGCGCGATAGCCTGCTTGAATCCGACCAGCGCGGGCTGCAGCTGGCGCACGAGATCGCCGAGCGCGAGCGCACGCAAGCGCAGCTGCTACATGCACAGAAGATGGATGCGGTAGGCCAGCTGGCGAGTGGCGTGGCGCATGACGTGAACAACGTGTTCGACATCATCCTTGGCTTCTCCATGGAGCGTGACCGCCTGCTCGTCGATGACGAACCCCCCGAGGGCGACATGCGCGCGGTGGCCGATGCGCTGGAGGGGATCGAGCTGGCGGCGCGGCGCGGTACGGCCGTGTGTCGCAAGCTGCTTAACTTCAGCCGGCGCGATGTGCCGGAAGCGGAGGAGTTCGACGTAGTGGATGCGTTGAACGAGCTGCGTCCGCTCGCGCGCCAATCGCTGCCGCCATGCTGTGAGTTGCAGATGGAACTGCCACCCGGTGCGCGACTGATCTGGTTCGACCGCAGCCAGTTCGAGCTGGCGGTCATCAACCTGGTGACCAATGCACGCGATGCGATGCCAGAGGGCGGCCGCTGCACGATCGCGCTGGAAGACGCGGGCGGCTACGTGCTGCTCTCGGTAAGCGACACCGGCATCGGCATGCCGGAGGCGATCCGGGCGCAGGTGTTCGAGCCGTTTTTCACGACCAAGCCGGCGGAGCGGGGCACCGGGCTTGGCCTCAGCGTCGTCCATGGGCTGGTCCTGCAAGCCGGTGGCAATACCGTGATCCAGAGTGAGCCCGGCAAGGGCACGGTGATCCAGGTGTTCCTGCCGCTCAGCGCGCAAAGCCACCGAGCCGTTGCCTGA
- the exbB gene encoding tonB-system energizer ExbB — MLLNTAPDFSPLAMVRHADSLVQAVMLLLALASLATWSVLFAKAWELRRQARELGAARRALLEVGTLGEARTAEGLGGALPVALLGAAASEFRLSSGDAVATGLTERVAMRLARIELAWSRQARRGIGVLATIGATAPFVGLFGTVWGIMNSFVGIARANATSLAVVAPGIAEALLATAFGLAAAIPAVVIYNHFTRSLASLRGISGDLVVGVQILVSRDMERMQGGVA; from the coding sequence ATGCTCTTGAACACGGCACCCGATTTCAGCCCGCTCGCGATGGTGCGCCATGCCGACAGCCTGGTGCAGGCCGTCATGCTCTTGCTGGCCCTGGCTTCGCTTGCCACGTGGTCGGTTCTCTTTGCGAAAGCCTGGGAGCTGCGCCGGCAAGCGCGCGAACTCGGCGCGGCCCGGCGTGCGTTGCTGGAGGTGGGTACCCTTGGCGAAGCGCGCACGGCTGAGGGGCTGGGCGGCGCGCTTCCCGTAGCGCTGCTCGGTGCGGCTGCCAGCGAGTTCCGGCTGTCGTCCGGTGATGCCGTGGCCACGGGCCTCACTGAGCGCGTGGCCATGCGGTTGGCACGCATCGAACTCGCATGGTCGCGACAGGCGCGGCGCGGCATCGGCGTGCTGGCGACGATCGGTGCGACGGCGCCGTTCGTCGGTCTGTTCGGCACGGTGTGGGGCATCATGAATAGCTTCGTGGGTATCGCGCGGGCCAATGCGACCAGCCTGGCCGTCGTGGCTCCCGGCATTGCCGAGGCATTGCTGGCGACTGCGTTCGGTCTTGCCGCGGCGATTCCCGCGGTCGTCATCTATAACCACTTCACCCGCTCGCTCGCGTCATTGCGCGGTATCTCGGGTGACCTTGTCGTCGGTGTACAGATCCTGGTCTCCCGCGACATGGAACGTATGCAAGGCGGGGTGGCCTGA
- a CDS encoding TonB-dependent receptor, protein MLRNNAQAHLLRRSTLALALAAGLGITGGAYAQATTGAIAGSVQPGSATTVQVSGTNGLTREVPVDAQGRYNISNLPLGTYTVSTKNNGAVVDSRKNVSIKVGGSTDVSFVAAAASASEAQSLESVTVSANTLPPIDTSQVDSRTVVTSETLARLPLGRNAEAIALLAPGAVPGSSTLGNGRFRTVSFGGSGASENAYYINGYNTTDPYKALGGVGLPYGAIDQQEVYTGGYSAKYGRSDGGVISQVGKRGTNEWHFGAQVLWEPRFAASSLGTEYYGTRGLPPGYGYQDESKVGTPYRDYKDNTKWTTTYSAYVGGPLIKDKLFFFVAAEAEKSEGDSTSSVEANPVATNHYTYNLPKYYAKLDWNINDSNILELTGIHSTDEQRGVYTGYDYDTRSHTGLTGADANTSKITSKFAIAKYTSYITDDLTLSATYAKGWTDDYLNNPTPNIDSQPYINFPENQNPAITGGTPITNLNPSNQTQDPRAGSRTHGLRIDLDWQVGDHHLAGGIDNMHYRGIDEGIATSGPGYYWQYGHSANPDTPISGALGAGAPGGDGYYVSQRIFSSVTNMSLDQRAQYLEDRWQVTDKVLVSIGIRNDGFKNFNDKNKPYVNNQAQWAPRIGATWDVFGDSSLKIYGNLGRYYLALPNNVAVRGASPSTLTYEYFNYTGIDQYGRPTGLTSLSANGPASPDGEYGQAVDAQAVAARDLKSQYQDEAIFGFDKQLGSAWVTGAKVTVRKLRTAIDDVCDTAKIGDKMTREGLDPDSVNIPGCVIFNPGSTNTFSLANLDGSGRTEVKMNQEDWGFSQKAKRAYYALDLYLDHPYDGKWQGRIDYTFSRSYGNTEGQTKSDIGQTDISKTQDWDSAELMRSANGLLSNDRTHQLKAYGAYSLTDEWMVSGNLRLASGSPKECLGYEDALADSDPIGYGSSYHNCNGKPSPPGVKRNPWFKQLDLAVTYRPAIFDGKAAFGLQVFNVSNERKPLNSFSTYESDTPMTVLNNYDLGQFYQAPRYARLTATYDF, encoded by the coding sequence ATGCTTCGTAACAATGCACAGGCGCACTTGCTGCGTCGGTCAACGCTGGCGCTCGCCTTGGCGGCGGGTCTCGGCATTACGGGTGGTGCTTACGCGCAGGCCACGACCGGCGCCATCGCTGGTTCGGTCCAGCCCGGCTCCGCCACCACCGTCCAGGTCTCGGGCACCAACGGCCTGACCCGCGAAGTCCCCGTGGATGCCCAGGGCCGCTACAACATCAGCAACCTGCCGCTCGGCACGTACACCGTGAGCACGAAGAACAACGGCGCCGTGGTCGACTCGCGCAAGAACGTCTCCATCAAGGTCGGCGGCAGCACGGACGTCTCGTTCGTCGCCGCAGCCGCGTCCGCCTCCGAAGCGCAGTCGCTCGAGTCGGTCACGGTCTCCGCCAACACCCTCCCGCCGATCGATACCTCGCAGGTCGACTCGCGCACCGTCGTCACCTCCGAGACCCTCGCCCGCCTGCCGCTGGGCCGCAATGCCGAAGCCATCGCGCTGCTCGCACCGGGCGCCGTACCGGGCTCCAGCACGCTGGGCAACGGCCGCTTCCGCACCGTGTCGTTCGGCGGCTCGGGCGCATCGGAAAACGCGTACTACATCAACGGCTACAACACGACCGATCCGTACAAGGCGCTCGGCGGCGTCGGCCTGCCGTACGGCGCGATCGACCAGCAGGAAGTCTATACCGGCGGTTACTCGGCGAAGTACGGCCGTTCCGACGGTGGCGTGATCTCCCAGGTCGGTAAGCGCGGTACCAATGAATGGCACTTCGGTGCGCAGGTGCTGTGGGAGCCGCGTTTCGCCGCTTCCTCGCTCGGCACCGAGTACTACGGCACGCGCGGGCTCCCGCCAGGCTACGGCTACCAGGATGAGAGCAAGGTCGGCACGCCGTACCGCGATTACAAGGACAACACCAAGTGGACCACGACGTACAGCGCGTATGTCGGCGGCCCGCTGATCAAGGACAAGCTGTTCTTCTTCGTCGCCGCGGAAGCGGAAAAGTCGGAGGGCGACAGCACTTCGTCGGTTGAAGCGAACCCGGTGGCGACCAACCACTACACGTACAACCTGCCGAAGTACTACGCCAAGCTCGACTGGAACATCAACGATTCCAACATCCTCGAGCTGACCGGCATCCACTCGACCGATGAGCAGCGTGGCGTCTACACCGGCTACGACTACGACACCCGCTCCCATACCGGCCTGACCGGCGCCGATGCCAACACGTCGAAGATCACCTCGAAGTTCGCGATCGCCAAGTACACCTCGTACATCACCGACGACCTGACCTTGTCGGCAACGTATGCCAAGGGCTGGACCGACGATTACCTGAACAACCCGACGCCGAACATCGATAGCCAGCCGTATATCAACTTCCCGGAAAACCAGAATCCGGCGATCACGGGCGGCACCCCGATCACCAACCTGAACCCGTCGAACCAGACCCAGGATCCGCGTGCGGGCAGCCGTACCCACGGCCTGCGCATCGACCTCGACTGGCAGGTCGGCGACCACCACCTCGCCGGTGGTATCGACAACATGCACTACCGCGGCATCGACGAAGGCATCGCCACGAGCGGCCCGGGGTATTACTGGCAGTACGGCCATTCCGCGAACCCGGACACGCCGATCAGCGGCGCCCTGGGCGCCGGCGCACCGGGTGGCGATGGCTACTACGTCAGCCAGCGCATCTTCTCGTCGGTGACCAACATGTCCCTCGACCAGCGTGCCCAGTACCTGGAAGACCGCTGGCAGGTGACGGATAAGGTGCTCGTCAGCATCGGTATCCGTAACGATGGCTTCAAGAACTTCAACGACAAGAACAAGCCGTATGTGAACAACCAGGCGCAGTGGGCTCCGCGCATTGGTGCCACGTGGGATGTCTTCGGTGACTCGAGCCTGAAGATCTACGGCAACCTTGGCCGCTACTACCTGGCGCTGCCGAACAACGTGGCTGTCCGTGGCGCTTCGCCGTCGACGCTCACGTACGAGTACTTCAACTACACCGGCATCGATCAGTACGGTCGTCCGACCGGCCTGACCTCGCTGAGCGCCAACGGCCCGGCCTCGCCCGATGGCGAGTACGGCCAGGCGGTGGATGCGCAGGCCGTGGCTGCCCGCGATCTGAAGAGCCAGTACCAGGATGAAGCGATCTTCGGCTTCGACAAGCAGTTGGGTTCGGCATGGGTCACCGGCGCCAAGGTGACGGTACGTAAGCTCCGCACCGCCATCGATGACGTCTGCGACACCGCCAAGATCGGCGACAAGATGACGCGCGAAGGCCTGGATCCGGATTCGGTGAACATCCCGGGCTGCGTCATCTTCAACCCGGGCTCCACCAACACGTTCAGCCTGGCCAACCTCGATGGCAGCGGCCGCACCGAAGTGAAGATGAACCAGGAAGACTGGGGCTTCTCGCAGAAGGCGAAGCGCGCTTACTACGCCCTCGACCTGTACCTCGACCATCCGTATGACGGCAAGTGGCAGGGTCGCATCGACTACACGTTCTCGCGCTCGTACGGCAACACCGAAGGCCAGACCAAGTCGGATATCGGCCAGACCGATATCTCGAAGACCCAGGACTGGGATTCGGCCGAGCTGATGCGTTCTGCGAATGGCCTGCTGTCGAATGACCGCACCCACCAGCTGAAGGCTTACGGTGCCTATTCGCTCACGGATGAGTGGATGGTCTCGGGCAACCTGCGCCTCGCGTCCGGTTCGCCGAAGGAATGCCTGGGTTACGAAGACGCCCTGGCCGATTCGGATCCGATCGGTTACGGCTCGTCGTACCACAACTGCAACGGCAAGCCGTCACCGCCGGGTGTCAAGCGTAACCCGTGGTTCAAGCAGCTTGACCTCGCGGTCACGTACCGTCCGGCCATCTTCGACGGCAAGGCTGCCTTCGGCCTGCAGGTGTTCAACGTGAGCAACGAGCGTAAGCCGCTCAACAGCTTCTCGACGTATGAATCGGATACGCCGATGACCGTGCTGAACAACTACGACCTCGGCCAGTTCTATCAGGCTCCGCGCTACGCCCGCCTCACCGCGACGTACGACTTCTAA
- the exbD gene encoding TonB system transport protein ExbD, translating to MAFGMHESSHDDEPGEHHEINVTPFIDVMLVLLIIFMVAAPLATVDVPVELPGSTASARPDDKAPLYLTVDAGHAWRVGDEAVARDQLKAALDSASHDDNTQRVYVRAGKDVPYEALMEAMDALRDAGYLHVALLALERGQG from the coding sequence ATGGCCTTCGGTATGCACGAAAGCTCGCACGATGACGAGCCCGGCGAACACCACGAGATCAACGTGACACCCTTCATCGACGTGATGCTGGTGCTGCTCATCATCTTCATGGTGGCCGCGCCGCTGGCCACGGTGGATGTCCCGGTGGAGTTACCCGGAAGTACGGCCTCGGCCCGTCCCGATGACAAGGCGCCGCTGTACCTCACGGTGGACGCAGGCCACGCGTGGCGCGTGGGCGACGAAGCGGTGGCACGAGACCAGCTGAAGGCGGCGCTCGATAGCGCATCGCACGATGACAACACACAGCGCGTCTACGTGCGTGCGGGCAAGGACGTGCCGTATGAAGCCTTGATGGAAGCGATGGATGCCTTGCGTGATGCGGGCTACCTGCACGTCGCTTTGCTGGCGTTGGAGCGCGGGCAGGGATGA
- a CDS encoding energy transducer TonB, producing the protein MSASVDRRRWIVSGTLALALHAAVLCVAIHAPSRSPRPDAAPMQAVMLQLAPVPTAPPQPAVAAAPGPRQREQAPSMAKPKPRTIPPAPVVPPKGDAPVQEKVVAEAATDVADMAHASGVATAPPGSEANVAGAVAAPARSEGQGSAVRLTWESVLLGHLASYRHYPPRAERSRQQGTAWVRFTVDHTGRVSAVRIERTTGYAVLDDETLVTVQRASPVPPPPEALGTAPVDVVVPVVFSLRER; encoded by the coding sequence ATGAGTGCGTCGGTCGACCGCCGGCGCTGGATCGTCAGCGGCACGCTGGCGCTAGCCTTGCACGCGGCCGTGCTTTGCGTCGCTATCCATGCGCCGTCGCGTTCGCCGCGCCCGGATGCGGCGCCGATGCAGGCCGTGATGCTGCAGCTGGCTCCGGTGCCCACGGCGCCGCCGCAACCGGCTGTTGCTGCCGCGCCAGGTCCCCGTCAAAGGGAACAGGCACCGAGCATGGCGAAGCCGAAGCCGCGGACGATACCGCCTGCGCCGGTGGTTCCTCCGAAGGGAGATGCACCGGTGCAAGAGAAAGTGGTCGCAGAGGCGGCCACGGACGTTGCTGACATGGCCCACGCGTCTGGAGTGGCGACGGCGCCTCCTGGCTCGGAGGCAAACGTAGCCGGTGCTGTCGCGGCACCCGCACGCAGTGAAGGGCAGGGAAGCGCAGTCAGGCTCACCTGGGAAAGCGTGTTGCTCGGCCACCTGGCGAGTTACCGTCACTACCCACCGCGTGCCGAACGCTCGCGTCAACAAGGTACGGCCTGGGTTCGCTTCACCGTTGATCACACGGGCCGGGTGTCTGCCGTGCGTATCGAACGTACGACCGGCTATGCGGTACTGGACGATGAAACCCTTGTCACGGTCCAGCGCGCGAGTCCCGTGCCGCCACCTCCCGAAGCACTGGGAACGGCGCCAGTCGACGTCGTGGTGCCCGTTGTTTTCTCGTTGCGAGAGCGTTGA